The Cellulophaga sp. RHA19 genome includes the window TTGGCCTTACCAACGTATAATATTTTTTCGTCTTTATCATAAAATTGATACACACCTGGGTTGTTAGGCAATGTACTTAATTGTAATTTTATTGAAACTTCTTGCGGCATAGAGTAAAAATAATCTCTTTTTTTTGATTGGTGTAGTTAAAGGCAATACTTTTTTGTGAAATGGTCTTTGCTATTTTAAGACTGTTAAAAAAAATTATATATTGGTATAATACTTCAGTCTAAAGTAGTTATTGCACCACTAAAATAACTCTTAATCGGTAAAAAGATACTTTTTATCGATATTTATAAATTATTTTGTTTACATTGTAGTCCTAAACTTTTGAAAAGCATGGAGTTATACGTTGTGGCAATGGGTGCTTATTTATTAATGATGATTTTTTTGGTAATTTACGAAGCCATTTCATCTAATGAATAATACACTATTTTTAACGAATGATAAAAAAGGAATTACGCGCTAAATACGTTTTGCTCAGAGACAAGTTGTCTAAGGAAGATGCGGAGGACAAAAGCATAGAAATAGCAAACCAGTTATTAAAACTGCCAATTTGGGATTATAGTTATTATCATATTTTTTTATCAATAGAAGAAAAAAAAGAAATAGATACTGGCTCTATACTGGCAATACTGCAAGGTAAAGACAAGAACGTTATTTTACCTAAAATGAATGCAGATAATACGCTTACCAATTACTTGCTTACAGATAGTACTATTATAAAAAAGAATAGTTACAATGTACCAGAACCAGTAGATGGTATAGATATTTTACCAAATAAGATTGATGTTGTTTTTGTGCCGCTTTTAGCTTTTGATAAAAAAGGCAATAGAATAGGTTATGGTAAAGGTTTTTATGATGCTTTTTTAAGCGAGTGTAAACCAAACGTTTTAAAAATTGGGTTGTCTTTTTTTGAAGCCGAAGATGTAATTACAGATGTTTATAAAGATGATGTGCCTTTAGATTATTGTGTTACGCCTCTACAGATTTATCAGTTTTAGATCCAAAAGCTTTTTTGTTAAAAACTAATAGTATACCAACACCTGTACTAATTGCAGTATCTGCTACATTAAATACGGGTTCAAAAAAACTAAATGTGTTTCCGCCAATTACAGGGATCCAAGATGGCCAAACTGCATCTTGTACAATAGGAAAGTATAACATATCTACAACTTTACCATGAAAAAGACCGCTGTATGGATCGTCTGAAAACAGTGTAGCAACCTTGCCAAAGCTCTCGTCAAAAATAACGCCGTAAAAAACTGAATCTATAATATTACCAAGTGCGCCTGCAAATATTAAGGATACTGCTAATATTAATACTTTTGGAGCGTGCTTTTTAATAGTGTCAAACAACCAATAACCAATACCAGCAACTGCAAATAGTCTAAATACAGTTAATACTAATTTTCCTGTGCTGTCTGCAATAGGAAAAATATCACTTAGTTTTGCGCCCCAAGCAGCCCCTTCGTTTTCTATAAACAAAATTTTAAACCAGCTAAAGATTTCAACAGACTGTTGGTACGTAAAATTTGTTTTTACGTATATTTTAGATATTTGGTCTACTAATAAAATTAGTAATACTATTAAGGCAGATTTTTTTAAACTCATTCTTTAAAAGATAGATTTTGCAAAAATAGACAATTATTTGGTTTTAGTAATATGTATGTCTCCGGTAATAGAAGATAAGTTAAAATTTGTATTGCCTTTAGTAAGATTGTCTGTGTATATTTTACCGTATTTTGAGTTGGCTTTTACAGTAGCATAATTGCTATTTACTAAAATATTACCGCTTTGTGTGGTTGCACTTATTGTTTCTGTTATTTTTTCTAAAGAACAAAAACCATCAGACAATGTAATGTTTAAATTTTTATAATCTCCAGTAGCAATAACATTAGAGCTTTTACCATATAGCTTCACATTTTTATAGGCAGGTAAAATAATTTGTAAAGAAATAGATATTACTTTGTGTGCGCTGAGTTTATCGTTAGGGCTAATAAAAGTTGGGCTAAAGCCTGTTGTAATAAATATACTGGCGGCATCTTCTTTAATTTCAAGGAGTAAATCTTTTTTATACTCACCATCTATGTTAGCAGAAACGGTAACTTCTTCTGTATTGGCTGTTTCTAAGGTAACCTGGTAGCAGTTTTCGGTGTTTATATTTATTAACGAAATATGGTCATTAACCACTGTTTTTTCTACAATTTTCTGAGCACTCAATAAATTGATGGAAGCAAATAAAAAAGTAAGTAATGTTAGCTTCATATAGTGTATTAAAAAACGCCCTAAAAAGGGCGTTTTGTTATTTCTGCATATTTTTAGCTTCTATACTAAGTGTAGCGTGTGGTACTAATTTTAATCGTTCTTTATTAATTAGCTTACCAGTAACTCTACATATACCGTATGTCTTGTTTTCTATACGTAATATTGCATTTTTTAAATCGCGAATAAACTTTTCTTGGCGTATTGCCAATTGAGTATTTGCTTCTTTGCTCATTGTTTGTGAGCCTTCTTCAAAAGCTTTAAATGTTGGTGAGGTATCATCTGTACCATTATTACCATCATTCATATAAGAACTTTTTAAAAGTTCTAAATGCTCTTTAGCTTTGTTTATTTTTTCAGTAATAAGAACTTTAAATTCTTCTAAGTCTTTGTCACCGTATCTCACGTTTAAATCTTGCGCCATAGTTTTTAATGTTTTTGGATAAACAATTTTGTATTTACTTCATCAAAAGCAATAGTTGTGCCATTGTCCAGTTTTTCCTCAAAATTAAGTTCCGCTGTTAATGTTTCAGTTTTAATATAAGTTATGTTATCTGCAACAGCATTCTCTACATAACCGTCTTTTAATATTTTAATATCAATTTTGTCTGTTACCTCAAAACCAGATTCTTTTCTTAAATTCTGAATTCTGTTTACTAGCTCCCTAGCAATACCTTCTTTTCTAAGATCTTCACTAATTGTAACATCTAAAGCAACAGTTAAATTACCAGAACTAGCAACTAACCAACCCTCTATGTCTTGAGACAAAATTTCTACATCTTGTAGCTGTAAATTAATACTTTTATTCTCAATTGCAATAATTATTTCGCCATTTTGCTCAATTTTTTGGATGTCATCTTGGTCTAACTCTCTTACTGCATTGGCAATCAGCTTCATATCTTTTCCGTACTTAGGGCCTAAAACTTTAAAATTTGGCTTTATTTGTTTTACCAAGATGCCAGAGGCATCATCTAAAAGTTCAATTTCCTTTACGTTTACTTCAGATTTTATTAAATCTGCAACAGCTTCTATCTCGTGTTTTTGTTTTTCGTCTAGTACAGGAACCATTATTCTTTGTAATGGTTGGCGTACTTTTATTTTTTCTTTTT containing:
- a CDS encoding 5-formyltetrahydrofolate cyclo-ligase, whose protein sequence is MIKKELRAKYVLLRDKLSKEDAEDKSIEIANQLLKLPIWDYSYYHIFLSIEEKKEIDTGSILAILQGKDKNVILPKMNADNTLTNYLLTDSTIIKKNSYNVPEPVDGIDILPNKIDVVFVPLLAFDKKGNRIGYGKGFYDAFLSECKPNVLKIGLSFFEAEDVITDVYKDDVPLDYCVTPLQIYQF
- a CDS encoding lipoprotein signal peptidase; translation: MSLKKSALIVLLILLVDQISKIYVKTNFTYQQSVEIFSWFKILFIENEGAAWGAKLSDIFPIADSTGKLVLTVFRLFAVAGIGYWLFDTIKKHAPKVLILAVSLIFAGALGNIIDSVFYGVIFDESFGKVATLFSDDPYSGLFHGKVVDMLYFPIVQDAVWPSWIPVIGGNTFSFFEPVFNVADTAISTGVGILLVFNKKAFGSKTDKSVEA
- a CDS encoding DUF4097 family beta strand repeat-containing protein, whose protein sequence is MKLTLLTFLFASINLLSAQKIVEKTVVNDHISLININTENCYQVTLETANTEEVTVSANIDGEYKKDLLLEIKEDAASIFITTGFSPTFISPNDKLSAHKVISISLQIILPAYKNVKLYGKSSNVIATGDYKNLNITLSDGFCSLEKITETISATTQSGNILVNSNYATVKANSKYGKIYTDNLTKGNTNFNLSSITGDIHITKTK
- a CDS encoding TraR/DksA family transcriptional regulator, which codes for MAQDLNVRYGDKDLEEFKVLITEKINKAKEHLELLKSSYMNDGNNGTDDTSPTFKAFEEGSQTMSKEANTQLAIRQEKFIRDLKNAILRIENKTYGICRVTGKLINKERLKLVPHATLSIEAKNMQK